One genomic window of Thermococcus indicus includes the following:
- a CDS encoding DUF504 domain-containing protein: MRKGSVKEVLAKLKYDPRENENDYYVVIEHRGAYGDVKKIPVEMIELGHGYFFVGDAQIPYHRILKVVRKDGKVIWETRKL, from the coding sequence ATGCGGAAAGGTTCTGTGAAGGAGGTTCTGGCGAAGCTCAAATACGATCCGCGGGAAAATGAGAACGACTACTACGTCGTAATCGAGCACCGCGGTGCCTACGGTGACGTCAAGAAAATCCCCGTTGAGATGATAGAGCTCGGTCACGGCTACTTCTTCGTCGGAGATGCTCAGATACCGTACCACCGCATCCTGAAGGTCGTTAGAAAAGATGGGAAGGTAATATGGGAGACGAGGAAACTCTGA